In one Cupriavidus taiwanensis genomic region, the following are encoded:
- a CDS encoding SCO family protein — MPRFSSASGLFAAFRRFSLLAALALAVAACGQPKASFRNVDITGAADFGKDFKLTDHTGKVRTLADYKGKAVVMFFGYTHCPDVCPTTMAELKAVMEQLGPDADRVQVLFVTVDPERDTQALLAQYVPAFDPRFVGLRPADEAALQKLAKDFKVFYAKVPGSSPSNYTVDHSAGSYIFDPQGKLRLFIRHGQGPEPIAHDLKQLLS, encoded by the coding sequence ATGCCACGCTTCAGCTCCGCTTCCGGCCTGTTCGCCGCCTTCCGCCGCTTTTCCCTGCTGGCCGCGCTGGCCCTGGCCGTCGCCGCCTGCGGGCAACCGAAGGCATCGTTCCGCAATGTCGATATCACCGGCGCCGCCGACTTCGGCAAGGACTTCAAGCTGACCGACCACACCGGCAAGGTGCGGACCCTGGCCGACTACAAGGGCAAGGCAGTGGTGATGTTCTTTGGCTACACCCACTGCCCGGACGTGTGTCCCACCACCATGGCCGAACTGAAGGCGGTGATGGAGCAGCTGGGGCCGGACGCGGACCGCGTGCAGGTGCTGTTCGTCACGGTCGATCCGGAACGCGATACGCAGGCGCTGCTGGCCCAGTACGTGCCGGCCTTCGATCCGCGCTTCGTCGGGCTGCGCCCCGCCGACGAGGCCGCGCTGCAGAAGCTGGCCAAGGACTTCAAGGTGTTCTACGCCAAGGTGCCGGGCAGCTCACCCAGCAACTACACCGTGGATCACTCGGCCGGCAGCTATATCTTCGATCCGCAGGGCAAGCTGCGGCTGTTTATCCGCCATGGCCAGGGTCCGGAGCCGATCGCGCACGACCTGAAACAGCTGTTGTCCTGA
- the rpoH gene encoding RNA polymerase sigma factor RpoH, with the protein MNAVLSADQTLTNNRLPTVPRNTGSFALTFPATVGNLDSYIQAVHRIPLLTAEEEQRLARELRDHDSVDAARRLVMSHLRLVVSIARQYLGYGLPHADLIQEGNIGLMKAVKRFDPDQGVRLVSYAMHWIKAEIHEYVLKNWRMVKVATTKAQRKLFFNLRSHKQGGHTFTPEQVEAVARELNVKPDEVMEMETRLSGGDLALEGQVDDGEEEFAPIAYLADNHNEPTRVMEARRHDRMQVEGLEEALGKLDERSRRIIEARWLNVEDDGSGGATLHELADEFGVSAERIRQIEAAAMKKMKGALQAFA; encoded by the coding sequence GTGAACGCAGTCTTGTCTGCCGACCAAACCCTGACGAACAACCGTCTGCCGACGGTGCCCCGGAACACGGGCAGCTTTGCGCTGACCTTTCCGGCGACCGTGGGCAACCTCGACAGCTATATCCAGGCTGTCCACCGCATTCCGCTGCTGACCGCGGAAGAAGAGCAACGCCTCGCGCGCGAGCTGCGCGACCACGACTCCGTCGACGCGGCGCGCCGGCTGGTGATGTCGCACCTGCGCCTGGTGGTGTCGATTGCCCGGCAGTACCTCGGCTACGGCCTGCCTCATGCCGACCTGATCCAGGAAGGCAATATCGGCCTGATGAAGGCGGTGAAGCGTTTCGATCCGGACCAGGGCGTGCGCCTGGTGTCGTACGCGATGCACTGGATCAAGGCCGAAATCCATGAATACGTGCTGAAGAACTGGCGCATGGTCAAGGTGGCCACCACCAAGGCCCAGCGCAAGCTGTTCTTCAACCTGCGCAGCCACAAGCAGGGCGGGCACACCTTCACGCCGGAGCAGGTCGAGGCCGTCGCGCGCGAGCTGAACGTCAAGCCCGACGAAGTGATGGAGATGGAAACCCGCCTGTCGGGCGGCGACCTGGCGCTCGAAGGCCAGGTCGACGACGGCGAAGAGGAGTTCGCCCCCATCGCCTATCTGGCCGACAACCACAACGAGCCGACCCGCGTGATGGAAGCCAGGCGCCACGACCGCATGCAGGTCGAGGGGCTGGAAGAAGCACTGGGCAAGCTCGACGAGCGCAGCCGTCGCATCATCGAGGCGCGCTGGCTCAACGTCGAGGACGACGGCTCGGGTGGCGCCACGCTGCACGAGCTGGCCGACGAGTTCGGCGTGTCGGCCGAGCGCATCCGCCAGATCGAGGCGGCGGCGATGAAGAAGATGAAGGGCGCGCTGCAGGCCTTTGCCTGA